In Streptomyces capitiformicae, one genomic interval encodes:
- a CDS encoding M23 family metallopeptidase, whose product MSQRARTPRSRMSQLRVRAAVVAVGLGVSGVLGAGVAAAAGGAQAASTGTVQAAAAKKAASWVSPVKGYKLSARYAQSGSMWAAKHSGQDFAVKSGTAVVAAHGGTVVKAGGNGAGDGPAYGNAVVIKHGNGTFSQYAHLSKVDVKVGQIVKTGQRIAFSGNTGNSSGPHLHFEIRTTASYGSSVDPVAFLRTKGVTV is encoded by the coding sequence ATGTCGCAGCGTGCTCGCACTCCTCGTTCCCGTATGTCCCAGCTCCGCGTTCGGGCGGCCGTCGTGGCCGTTGGACTGGGGGTCTCGGGTGTGCTGGGGGCCGGGGTCGCGGCCGCCGCCGGTGGTGCGCAGGCCGCGAGCACCGGCACCGTCCAGGCCGCCGCGGCCAAGAAGGCCGCGTCCTGGGTCAGCCCGGTCAAGGGCTACAAGCTGAGCGCCCGGTACGCGCAGTCCGGGAGCATGTGGGCCGCCAAGCACAGTGGCCAGGACTTCGCCGTGAAGAGCGGCACGGCGGTCGTCGCCGCCCACGGCGGTACGGTCGTGAAGGCCGGTGGCAACGGTGCCGGTGACGGCCCGGCGTACGGCAACGCCGTCGTCATCAAGCACGGCAACGGCACCTTCTCGCAGTACGCCCATCTCTCGAAGGTCGACGTGAAGGTGGGCCAGATCGTCAAGACCGGGCAGCGTATAGCCTTCTCCGGCAACACCGGGAACTCCAGCGGGCCGCACCTGCACTTCGAGATCCGTACGACCGCGAGCTACGGCTCCTCCGTCGACCCGGTGGCCTTCCTGCGGACCAAGGGCGTCACCGTCTGA
- the cseC gene encoding two-component system sensor histidine kinase CseC yields the protein MNIRGIRRRRGPEVAGSAAGLATSPGSGTSPDSGTSSDSGPVSGIRTGLRWQLSAAIAAVGALVAVALSLVVHNAARVSMLDNSRDLANERIQVAQRMYESGRPLKSGAFGVRINDPGIPGDLLAKVTEGRRATYVSESANGVPDIWAAVPLKDGRVLSLHTNFTDHSSAVMADLDQALIIGSIAVVFGGSALGVLIGGQMSRRLRKAAYAAHQVAKGETDVRVQDAIGGVVRDETAELARAVDAMADTLRQRIEAERRVTADIAHELRTPVTGLLTAAELLPPGRPSELVRDRAQAMRTLVEDVLEVARLDGASERAELQDIVLGEFVARRVAAKDAGVRVQIVHESEVTTDPRRLERVLLNLLANAAKHGKPPIEVSVEGRVIRVRDHGPGFPEDLLADGPRRFRTGASDRAGQGHGLGLTIAAGQARVLGARLTFRNVRAVGAPRDEPAEGAVAVLWLPEHAPTNTGSYPMPTFGEPGA from the coding sequence ACCGGCCTGCGCTGGCAGCTGAGCGCCGCGATCGCGGCGGTCGGCGCGCTGGTGGCGGTCGCGCTGAGCCTGGTCGTGCACAACGCGGCACGGGTGTCGATGCTCGACAACTCACGCGACCTGGCCAACGAGCGCATCCAGGTCGCCCAGCGCATGTACGAGTCGGGCCGCCCGCTGAAGTCCGGCGCGTTCGGGGTGCGGATCAACGACCCCGGCATCCCCGGGGACTTGCTTGCCAAGGTCACGGAGGGCCGCCGGGCCACGTATGTGTCCGAGAGCGCGAACGGGGTGCCCGACATCTGGGCGGCGGTCCCGCTGAAGGACGGCCGTGTCCTGTCCTTGCACACCAACTTCACGGACCACAGCTCCGCGGTGATGGCGGACCTCGACCAGGCCCTGATCATCGGCTCGATCGCGGTCGTCTTCGGCGGCTCCGCCCTCGGTGTGCTCATCGGCGGCCAGATGTCCCGCCGGCTGCGCAAGGCTGCGTACGCCGCGCACCAGGTGGCCAAGGGCGAGACGGACGTACGGGTCCAGGACGCGATCGGCGGTGTCGTACGCGACGAGACCGCCGAGCTGGCGCGGGCCGTGGACGCCATGGCCGACACGCTGCGGCAGCGCATCGAGGCGGAGCGCCGGGTGACCGCGGACATCGCCCACGAACTGCGCACCCCGGTGACGGGCCTGCTCACCGCGGCCGAACTCCTGCCCCCGGGTCGCCCCTCCGAGCTGGTCCGCGACCGGGCGCAGGCGATGCGCACGCTCGTCGAGGACGTCCTGGAGGTGGCCCGGCTCGACGGGGCGTCCGAGCGGGCGGAGTTGCAGGACATCGTGCTGGGCGAGTTCGTGGCCCGGCGGGTGGCGGCGAAGGACGCCGGGGTGCGCGTTCAGATCGTGCACGAGTCGGAGGTCACGACGGACCCCCGCCGCCTGGAGCGCGTCCTGCTGAACCTCCTGGCCAACGCGGCGAAGCACGGCAAGCCGCCGATCGAGGTGTCCGTCGAGGGCCGCGTCATCCGCGTCCGCGATCATGGCCCCGGCTTCCCCGAGGACCTGCTGGCCGACGGCCCTCGCCGCTTCCGCACCGGCGCCTCCGACCGCGCCGGCCAGGGCCACGGCCTGGGCCTCACCATCGCCGCCGGCCAGGCCCGCGTACTGGGCGCCCGCCTCACCTTCCGCAACGTCCGCGCGGTCGGCGCCCCGCGCGACGAACCGGCCGAGGGCGCCGTAGCCGTCCTCTGGCTCCCGGAACACGCCCCGACGAACACGGGAAGCTATCCGATGCCGACATTCGGGGAGCCGGGCGCGTAA
- a CDS encoding TetR/AcrR family transcriptional regulator, with amino-acid sequence MDATEATDATKRQRRGNTRQRIQDVALELFAEQGYEKTSLREIAERLGVTKAALYYHFKTKEDILVGLFQDLQRPIDELIEWANTQPRTLDTKREILLRYSEALTDAAPLFRFMQENQATVRELSVGETFKDRMIRMIDTIKEPDAALPDQVRCISALFTMHAGMFLLRDVEGDPEDKRKAVLEVAIDLVTQAHGGSRQP; translated from the coding sequence ATGGACGCCACCGAGGCCACGGACGCCACGAAGCGACAGCGCCGGGGGAACACCCGCCAGCGCATCCAGGACGTCGCCCTCGAACTCTTCGCCGAGCAGGGATACGAGAAGACCTCGCTACGGGAGATCGCCGAGCGCCTGGGGGTGACGAAGGCTGCGCTCTACTACCACTTCAAGACGAAGGAGGACATCCTCGTCGGCCTCTTCCAGGATCTGCAGCGCCCGATCGACGAGCTGATCGAGTGGGCGAACACCCAGCCCCGCACCCTCGACACCAAGCGGGAGATCCTGCTCCGCTACAGCGAGGCGCTGACCGACGCGGCCCCCCTCTTCCGCTTCATGCAGGAGAACCAGGCGACGGTTCGGGAGCTGAGCGTCGGCGAGACGTTCAAGGACCGCATGATCCGCATGATCGACACGATCAAGGAACCGGACGCCGCCCTGCCGGACCAGGTCCGCTGCATCAGCGCCCTGTTCACCATGCACGCCGGGATGTTCCTCCTCCGGGACGTCGAAGGCGACCCCGAGGACAAGCGCAAGGCAGTCCTGGAGGTCGCGATCGACCTGGTCACACAGGCGCACGGCGGCTCCCGGCAACCCTGA
- a CDS encoding MDR family MFS transporter, which produces MAEKQAVESEAEAGKRPRSVRVVLLALMIAMLLAMLDNMIIGTAMPTIVGDLGGLEHLSWVVTAYTLATAASTPIWGKLGDLYGRKGIFMTSIVIFLIGSALSGMAQDMGQLIGFRAVQGLGAGGLMVGVMAIIGDLIPPRERGKYQGLMAGVMALAMIAGPLVGGSITDHWGWRWSFYINLPLGVLALGAISVVLHLPKPSRAGKPARDIDYLGAVLLTVGITALVLVTTWGGTEYAWGSAVIMELAAIGVASLVGFLFVETRVAEPVMPLHIFRSRNFTLMSVIGFITGFVMFGAVLFLPLYQQSVQGASATNSGLLLLPMLGAMLAVSMVAGRVTTGSGRYKVFPVAGSVLMIVGLFLLAQMDTGTSRVTSGVFMAVLGAGMGCLMQITMLVAQNSVEMKDMGVASSTATLSRTLGSSFGVAIMGALFNSRVQEVMAERAGALGSAVTERSAQLDAASLAKLPVAAREAYQFAVVAGTHSAFLLGAGVAVVALVAAVFVREVPLKGAGGMTSEAPAKETVAV; this is translated from the coding sequence ATGGCGGAGAAACAAGCGGTGGAGAGTGAAGCCGAGGCGGGCAAACGGCCGCGTAGTGTGCGGGTCGTGCTGCTCGCGCTCATGATCGCGATGCTGCTCGCGATGCTCGACAACATGATCATCGGCACCGCGATGCCGACGATCGTGGGCGACCTCGGGGGCCTGGAACACCTCTCATGGGTCGTCACCGCGTACACGCTCGCGACCGCCGCCTCCACTCCCATCTGGGGCAAGCTCGGCGACCTCTACGGCCGCAAGGGCATCTTCATGACCTCGATCGTGATCTTCCTGATCGGGTCGGCGCTGAGCGGGATGGCCCAGGACATGGGCCAGCTGATCGGCTTCCGGGCCGTCCAGGGCCTCGGCGCCGGTGGGCTCATGGTCGGCGTCATGGCGATCATCGGGGACCTCATACCGCCGCGGGAGCGGGGCAAGTACCAGGGGCTGATGGCCGGTGTCATGGCCCTCGCCATGATCGCCGGGCCGCTGGTCGGCGGCTCCATCACCGACCACTGGGGATGGCGCTGGTCCTTCTACATCAACCTGCCGCTCGGTGTCCTGGCGCTCGGCGCCATCAGTGTCGTACTGCATCTGCCGAAGCCGTCGCGGGCGGGGAAGCCGGCGCGGGACATCGACTATCTGGGTGCCGTGCTGCTGACCGTCGGCATCACGGCGCTGGTGCTGGTCACCACGTGGGGCGGGACCGAGTACGCGTGGGGGTCGGCCGTCATCATGGAGCTGGCCGCGATCGGGGTGGCCTCGTTGGTCGGGTTCCTGTTCGTGGAGACCAGGGTGGCGGAGCCGGTGATGCCGCTGCACATCTTCCGCAGCCGGAACTTCACGCTGATGTCCGTGATCGGGTTCATCACCGGATTCGTGATGTTCGGGGCCGTGCTCTTCCTGCCGCTGTACCAGCAGTCCGTGCAGGGCGCCTCCGCCACCAACTCCGGGCTGTTGTTGCTGCCGATGCTGGGCGCGATGCTCGCGGTGTCGATGGTCGCCGGGCGGGTGACCACCGGCAGCGGGCGCTACAAGGTGTTCCCCGTCGCCGGGAGTGTCCTGATGATCGTGGGGCTCTTTCTGCTGGCGCAGATGGACACCGGGACGAGTCGGGTGACGTCCGGGGTGTTCATGGCCGTGCTGGGTGCCGGGATGGGGTGTCTGATGCAGATCACCATGCTCGTCGCGCAGAACAGTGTCGAGATGAAGGACATGGGGGTCGCGTCCTCGACCGCCACGCTGTCCCGGACGCTCGGGTCGTCGTTCGGGGTCGCGATCATGGGGGCGCTCTTCAACAGCCGGGTGCAGGAGGTGATGGCCGAGCGGGCCGGGGCGTTGGGGTCTGCGGTGACCGAGCGGTCTGCTCAGCTGGATGCGGCGAGTTTGGCGAAGTTGCCGGTGGCGGCGCGGGAGGCGTATCAGTTCGCGGTGGTGGCGGGGACGCACTCGGCGTTCTTGCTGGGGGCCGGCGTGGCTGTGGTGGCGTTGGTCGCGGCGGTGTTCGTGAGAGAGGTGCCGTTGAAGGGGGCCGGGGGGATGACTTCGGAGGCTCCGGCCAAGGAGACGGTTGCGGTCTAG